GATCATAAATCAGCCCATCGCTGTCACTATATAAAAGCAATCGAGGCGTTCATTATTCTCGCTGAGTCAGGTCATTCTCATTCCTCATTCCATTAGGAGATGTGTCATGACAACGATGAAAGCGATGGTCTATTACGGCGCAAATGATATCCGCTTTGAAGACCGCCCAGTTCCCACCATTTTGCATCCCAGCGATGCCATCATTAAACTGGAAAAAGTTACCATCTGCGGTACCGACTTGGGTATCTGGAAAGGTAAAAACCCGGAAATTGAGCAGGAGGCTACGCGTAAAGAGGGCAGCTTTAAGGGACGTATTTTAGGTCACGAAGGTATTGGCATTGTGGAAGAAGTTGGTTCCGCCGTGCAAAACTTTAAAAAGGGCGACCGGGTGATTATTTCCTGTGTCAGCCGCTGCGGAACCTGTGAAAACTGCCAGAAACAGCTCTATGCCCATTGTCGCAATGAAGGCGGCTGGATCATGGGTTATATGATTGATGGCACCCATGCCGAATATGTACGCACGCCCTTTGCCGATACCTCACTCTATCATTTACCCGATGGCCTGAATCAAGATGTGGCCGTATTCCTCTCAGATATCCTGCCAACTTCACATGAAATTGGGGTGCAATATGGCGATGTCAAACCAGGCGACAATGTCGCGATTGTCGGGGCAGGGCCAATCGGCATGAGTTGTCTGCTCACCGCACAGTTTTATTCACCCGCCAATATTATTATGGTGGATATGGATGATAATCGGCTGGAATTTGCCAAGACTGTCGGCGCGACGCATATCATCAACTCTGCCAAAGAAGATGCCATTCAAAAGATTCTAGAGATTACCGATGGACGCGGGGTCGACTGTGCCATTGAAGCAGTGGGGGTGGAGCCTACCTGGAATATTTGCCAGCATGTCGTGAAGGAGGGCGGGCATATTGCCAACGTCGGCGTACATGGTAAACCGGTGAGTTTTGAACTGAACAAACTCTGGATTAAAAACCTGACCATCACCACCGGCCTGGTGAATGCCAATACCACAGGGATGTTGCTGAAAACCTGCTGTTCCGGCAAATTGCCCCTAGAAAAACTGGCGACCCATCATTTTAAATTTTCCGATTTTGAAAAAGCCTATGATGTCTTTAAACATGCCTCTGATGAAAAGGCCTTAAAAGTCATGATTGACATGACCTAATCCACATCAGACAAAAAAGTCCGCCATGCGGACTTTTTTATTTTCAGCTTTGATCCATCAGATCAAAAATAGGGGACATAACCACGCTGCTTATAACCTTTTGGCGATGCCAGACTGGCCTGATTTTCTTCCAGGCGATACAGTACTTTGAGGAATTCGGCAATTCCTGACTGCTGTAAGGCATGCGGATCAAATTGCTTCAAACCTAAACGTGAAAATAAAGAAGAAATTTCACTGTGTTTATGCACATATTTCATTGACCATTCCGAGAAATGGGAATGCTCTACCATCGCATCTGCAAAACGCAAGATATTGTGATGGCGGGGATCCCGACAAATGCTCTGAAATAAACTTTCCACTACTTCAGCCTGACCTTCAAGGCACTGGAAAAATTTGCCATGGGAATAATACAACACCCCATGAATCTGATGCTGAAGATTGAACTTCCGGGCAGTGGCTAAAATATCGCTCAAATCTTGTAACAACTCTTGTTCAGATTCTATGCGTTCACTGGCATAGCAAAGCTGTAGCATCATGCCATCTCTCTAGAGGGAAGAATTAAAAACACAATTTAATCAATAATTTTAAATTAAGTCGACTATTTTTTAAGCAAATATCCGTTTTTGCTTACACGGTTTTCAGTTTGCATTTCTGGATTAAACTTTTAACAATAGTGCCTAAATTATTAAACGAATATTTTCATACACCTACCATGAACATGAGGATCACTTGATGTTAAAAGATCTGATTTTAACCCTCGCCTTGTTATGTGTGTGTTTTATCCTGATCATCACTTTAAATAATTGGCAATTCAGCGCTCAAACCAATCTGCTGATCAGTTCAATTTTTATTAGCTGGACGATCTTGAAATTTGTTGGGCATCGAATTTATTTTCATGCTAGTTATCTGCTGATCATGGCAATTTTAGTGATGCTGCAACAGTTTGAAGAAATTTTCTGGGCGATGACCGGGGTAATGGCAGGTTTCGGTTTATATACCCTGTTACAGGTTCTATTGATTCCTGCCTTGAAAGAAAAACTGCATTTATCTTTCGGGAAATCCCCTTGGGTAGTTAAATAGCAGTTGCTGCGACATCTGCCAGACTTCGGTCACGTTTAAACATGACATCCACATAAGAACATTGCGGGATGATGGTTAAACTTTTTTCACGGGCAAAATCGACCAGTACATCCAGCATTTTTCGGGCAATACCGTGGCCACGCAGGGAATCATCGACCCAGGTGTGATCGGCAATGATGACGGCATCGCCCCGCCATTGATAAGTGATCTCCGCCAGGCGGCGTCCTTGATCTTCCATAAAAAATACACCACCACGTTTTGAATCTTGATATTTAATTTCCATACGAATCTAAACCTTTGTTGTCATTTTAAAATTATAAAACATCATTAAAGCGAGGCTCTCGCTCGAACACGGATTTGGCAAAAGGACATTTTGGAATAATCCTGATGCCGTGTTCACGGGCAAAATTCACAGCGGCCTCGACCAGATAATACCCGACGTGCTGTCCGCGTAGGCTGTCATCGACCCAGGTGTGTTCAATCACTAATTGATCTTCATTTACTCTGGAATAACTCATTTCTGCCAGACGTTTTTCATTTGGCTCTACAAACCATAAACCTCCAGTGTCCTGTTGCTGATGCTCGATCAACATACCGATCCTCTCCTTGTTTTTAA
The nucleotide sequence above comes from Acinetobacter lwoffii. Encoded proteins:
- a CDS encoding zinc-dependent alcohol dehydrogenase family protein, coding for MTTMKAMVYYGANDIRFEDRPVPTILHPSDAIIKLEKVTICGTDLGIWKGKNPEIEQEATRKEGSFKGRILGHEGIGIVEEVGSAVQNFKKGDRVIISCVSRCGTCENCQKQLYAHCRNEGGWIMGYMIDGTHAEYVRTPFADTSLYHLPDGLNQDVAVFLSDILPTSHEIGVQYGDVKPGDNVAIVGAGPIGMSCLLTAQFYSPANIIMVDMDDNRLEFAKTVGATHIINSAKEDAIQKILEITDGRGVDCAIEAVGVEPTWNICQHVVKEGGHIANVGVHGKPVSFELNKLWIKNLTITTGLVNANTTGMLLKTCCSGKLPLEKLATHHFKFSDFEKAYDVFKHASDEKALKVMIDMT
- a CDS encoding BLUF domain-containing protein; this encodes MMLQLCYASERIESEQELLQDLSDILATARKFNLQHQIHGVLYYSHGKFFQCLEGQAEVVESLFQSICRDPRHHNILRFADAMVEHSHFSEWSMKYVHKHSEISSLFSRLGLKQFDPHALQQSGIAEFLKVLYRLEENQASLASPKGYKQRGYVPYF
- a CDS encoding GNAT family N-acetyltransferase yields the protein MEIKYQDSKRGGVFFMEDQGRRLAEITYQWRGDAVIIADHTWVDDSLRGHGIARKMLDVLVDFAREKSLTIIPQCSYVDVMFKRDRSLADVAATAI
- a CDS encoding GNAT family N-acetyltransferase — encoded protein: MLIEHQQQDTGGLWFVEPNEKRLAEMSYSRVNEDQLVIEHTWVDDSLRGQHVGYYLVEAAVNFAREHGIRIIPKCPFAKSVFEREPRFNDVL